The region GGGTCCAAATaacctaaaaattttaaataactataattttgctataaattTTACactcattatttatatataattttatttatataaatgtatcattaaaatgaatttttaaaagagaaCTCTGCGGCACAATGCCTAAAAAACTCTAGTTATAGATAAAGAAGAAAcataaaattgatttaaaaaaatgataagtgTATAAGAAAAAGTAAGCataatatacaattttattatatttgacaaGTTAATAATTTAtaggtaaaagaaaaaaaaaagaagaaaagtaaaattagaaaaaaaaaatatgtatgtgagtagacaaaaaaaaaaaaaaaaaaaaaagaagcacaaTGTACAAATTAACATTACATATAATTATACGAATACATTTTCTATTCCTATTATTATAACTTTatcattattgaatttttatataattatattttaagaagATATTGATAATATATCAAACattattttaagttaaaattaaaaaaattacaattgacatataaatatataatcacaaTAGATAATAAGCTATCAATGCATatagttcaaagtcaataaacGCAAAATAAATTGAGAGGCTTTACTTTACTAGCAATTATATTGTGTAATGTTTAAATCCAAGCAATGACAAAAAGAGACATGAATTTGGTTTGTTTtataaataactttttgaataagTTTTTAACTATTTGATCCACTTTAACTTGATTATGCTaatttgaatgaatgaatgctTTGTTTACCACCCTGCGACAGGTTGGACCAGTTATGCAAACATGATCAACACGTGGTATAAGAATAACCAGGGCGGCCACTTGGAAACAAATGTCAAAGCATGTGGTACACaactgaaaactgaaaacaatACATTGCCACTGTGTAACTACATTTTTTTAAGCACATATTACTTATCTCAAGATCAGATATTATATCTTcctaattatttaataatacatCACTCAATACTCATACCATTCCCATCAAAGAGCATTATTGCCAAATTAATTACTTATCACTGTATTAAAAGATATATTAGTCTCAttgtttaataatttctttttcagcACATGTTAACCGAtcttgtaatttttaatatcaAGATCTTATTGCTAGGCCAAGAATTATATATAGATGGTGATGAATGTGCAACTTTATATTCTTATACTTACTTaatagttagcattatgcttCCATGACATGATGTTCAGGGtcaatttttagatttttgtggtctcgttcttgtaaataaatgaggccCTACCAAAAGTATAACCGCAATATTTAAAACCAATATCGTAAAATTCCTTGTTGATTTGCATGGTTTGCTTCGGAGTTGGGCGAAACCGTCATCAACGCTCTTGCAAAATGCCAGAATCTATGTGGACTCGTGGACCAGCAGTGCCTATGCTTGGTGAGTTTGTGGATGTCGATGTCTGGAACTCCTCTGGGAtgaagaagacgaagacaaatTGAACTCCTCTACTAATTGCCAAAGAAGACGAAGAAACaggagaagaaaaaattgaTAAGTTGGAGAATGGTACAGAACATTGGGAAACAGAATGGCTCAATTAATTAGGTCTtaaattttaaggaaaaatagatctgttttagacttttagtctTTTAGGTCTaatggcaattattattattattattttttttttaaatttcttaactagtttggtaaaaattaaatattaaaaactttCTAAAAATTAAGACACGACCTCTACTGTTATCCATCTTGCACAACCCAAAGTTCGACTTTGATGATGATGGATTTAACCTTCAAGTCTCCGCCAACAACCATAATGGAAATGAAAGAATTTTTCACGGTCAATGGTTGGTTAGTATTGAACTATTGATGGTCCcagtttaaatatatataagtttaaaACGGGGTGAATATGAAGAACAAAAAGAAAGtatcatcaaataaaaaattcacacaTTAGATATGGAGAAAtccaataaatatattttttatagcAAGTGGaacattaattaattcttgattGTGGGAACTGGGAAGGGGTACCCAACAAGCATCACTGTACTGTGCAAGTGGAACAATAATGATTAGGTAAAGAAGGGCCCATCACTTACtatctaattagtattacttGCATTATCAACAACCAATAATGGTAGttttaatgaactaaattaattaattattatttgttttattggAATGTCCGATATTAAATATTAGCCACGAGCAGCACATTCGTGATTAAACTATAGTCACAACAAAGTAGGAATATAATACTTGGTCACTTTATATAtactaatctaatctaatctaaatcTAAATCAACCACACTATTGTAACATAAGCCTATTCCTTCAAACATACCAAACCTTAAACACACCAAAAACATGTCTTCCTCCTCGAATCAATCAAAAACCATAACCACAAACTCCAATTTACATCAAGACGAGAGTAAATGGGTTATTCATATCCAAAAAACCCTAGAACGAGAATTGGAGGAGGAGACTGAGATCAATGTGAGCATTTTCGGTGTGCCCAAGACTCTAATGGTGTATGATCCAGAGTGCTACGTCCCACAAAGAGTGGCCATAGGACCCTACCATTATACCAACCCGGAGCTCCATGAAATGGAGCGGCACAAGCTTGATGCGGCCAAGATTTTCCAGAGGCAGCTGAGAACCATAAAGCTGCACAGTCTAGCAGAGGAGATGATGAAAGTGGAGTCGAGGATTAGGCTTTCCTACGACAGACAGCTGAGTCTAAGGACGGAGACGCTGGCGTGGATGATGGCGGTGGACGCCTCGTTCTTGCTGGAGTTTCTCAAGGTTTACGCGGTTAAAGAGGGGAAGCTTATGGCGGCCATGATTTCGTCCAAGATGTCGCATTTGGTTGACCTGGCGGGGAAGAAATCGTCGCATAATGCGTTGCTTAGAGATATTATTATGCTTGAGAATCAAATCCCATTTTTTGTTCTTAGAAAAATGCTGGAACCGCAGTGCCAATCGCCTGAGGCGTCTGATGACTTGCTTCTCACCATGTTAATGGGGTTGTCCAAAGATCTTTCCCCGTTCAAAATGGCTGATGATTCCGCGGTTGTTCCAATGGCCGAGGCTACTCATCTTCTGGGCTACCTGTTCGAGTCGATTGTCCCGGAAATGGAAGGTGAGCACGTGGAAATAGAGATTGATGGAGGTGGGGAAgtgaaggagaagaaagatggAGAAGAGGATGAAGATTTGTTGAAGAATTCAGGTTATGTCAAAAGTGCTTTTACCCAGGTTTGGGCTATCCTTTCTAAGCTAAACAGAGGCCCTGCTAGAGCTTTAAAGAGACTCTCGTCTTTGGCTCCGGTGAAAACTGTGCTTCTTATGCCGTGGAACGCCATCACTAATCTTCCAGGGCTCAACGTTATGAAGGTAACCAATTTCTTAATGCTGACCAGTACTGTCAAAATGGGCCCAAGCCCGTAGACCGGCTCGCCCCcgccccgcggtggggcgggttagggttacaAAAAATGGCCCGCGGAAGAGCGGGCCTAATGAGCCTAACCCACTAAGATCCGTGGCCCGGCCCCCCAAacccgctatatatatatataattcacagtgttgtaaatatatataattcacagTTCTGTGAAAtgtgaacaaaataaaatt is a window of Ipomoea triloba cultivar NCNSP0323 chromosome 11, ASM357664v1 DNA encoding:
- the LOC115997342 gene encoding putative UPF0481 protein At3g02645, which codes for MSSSSNQSKTITTNSNLHQDESKWVIHIQKTLERELEEETEINVSIFGVPKTLMVYDPECYVPQRVAIGPYHYTNPELHEMERHKLDAAKIFQRQLRTIKLHSLAEEMMKVESRIRLSYDRQLSLRTETLAWMMAVDASFLLEFLKVYAVKEGKLMAAMISSKMSHLVDLAGKKSSHNALLRDIIMLENQIPFFVLRKMLEPQCQSPEASDDLLLTMLMGLSKDLSPFKMADDSAVVPMAEATHLLGYLFESIVPEMEGEHVEIEIDGGGEVKEKKDGEEDEDLLKNSGYVKSAFTQVWAILSKLNRGPARALKRLSSLAPVKTVLLMPWNAITNLPGLNVMKGPIESMFSCGKNPEDDEKSDAKDNADKPPSIEEITIPSVTELANAGVRFVPTNKGILSVEFDTKTFTLYLPVVSLDINSEVVLRNLVAYEACIAKGPLVLARYTEFMNGIVDTEEDAKFLREKGIILNHLKSDSEVANLWNGMNKSVRLTKVAFLDKVIDNVNKYYNCRWNVKTKRFMKSYIFGSWQFLTFLATIVLLLLMVLQSFCSVYTCSRFFNQVTILGTNEQN